A region of Nostoc sp. 'Peltigera membranacea cyanobiont' N6 DNA encodes the following proteins:
- a CDS encoding photosystem II reaction center protein T, protein MESVAYILIFTLCIGTLFFAIAFREPPRFEKPKDK, encoded by the coding sequence ATGGAAAGCGTTGCTTACATCTTGATTTTTACTCTGTGTATAGGTACTCTCTTTTTTGCGATCGCATTTCGCGAACCCCCTCGCTTTGAGAAACCAAAAGATAAGTAG